From the genome of Streptomyces spinoverrucosus:
CCTCCCAGGCCGACGCGATCATGTCCTGGACGTCGTGGCGGGCCTTCCAGCCCAGCTCGGTTGTGATGTGGTCGGCGGAGGCGACGACGCGGGCGGGGTCGCCGGGGCGGCGGGGGGTGACGGTGGGGGGACGGTGGTGGCCGGTGACCGCGTTGACGCGGTCGATCATGTCGCGGACCGAGACGCCCTCGCCGCGGCCGATGTTGAGGGTGAGGTCGCGACCGGGGGAGGCCCGTAGGGCGCGGGCGACCGCCACATGGGCCTCGGCCAGGTCGACGACGTGGATGTAGTCGCGGACGCAGGTGCCGTCGGGGGTCGGGTAGTCGTCGCCGAAGATGCGCGGGGGCGCGCCCTCGGTGAGTTTCTCGAAGACCATGGGGACGAGGTTGAAGACGCCCACGTCCGCCAGTTCCGGGCTCGCCGTGCCCGCCACGTTGAAGTAACGCAGGGACGCCGTGGCCAGGCCGGTGGCCCGGCCCGTCGCCCGGACCAGCCACTCGCCGGCCAGCTTCGTCTCGCCGTACGGGCTCATCGGCACGCACGGCGTCTCCTCCGTGACCAGGTCCACGTCCGGCATGCCGTACACCGCCGCCGAGGAGGAGAAGACGAAGGACGGCACCCGCGCCGTCGTGACCGCTTCGAGCAGGACCCGCAGGCCCTCGACGTTCTCCCGGTAGTAGTGCAGGGGGCGGTCCACCGACTCGCCGACCTGCTTCTTCGCCGCCAGGTGGACGACCCCGGTGATCTGGTGACCGGCGAGCACCCGGCCCAGCAGCTCGCCGTCCAGCGTCGAGCCGACCACCAGGGGGACGTCGTCCGGGACGCGCTCCGCGATGCCGGTGGACAGGTCGTCGTACACGACCGCCCGTTCGCCCGCCTCGGTCATCGCCCGTACGACGTGCGCCCCGATGTAACCGGCGCCGCCGGTGATCAGCCAGGTCATGTGCGGCCGTCCCCTCGTCCGTTGCCCTGTGCGCTGTCCGCCTCACAGTCAAGCAGGTGACGGGGTGCGTGCCTGGCGTTTGTCACTCTTCGTACGATCGCCGACACAGGTGGTACAGGTTCCGTTAGTAGTACAAACTGGCCGCGTGGTGAACTACGCGGTGACCCCCATGGCGGGTCACTTCGCCCAGGAGGGTCGCTCGTACGCGCTCGTCGCCGCCTGCGCTGCCGGGGCGACGCTGCTGCTGGTGCGGGCGGTCGCGGGGGCCGCCTGGTGCCCGTACGGGCTCGTCGTCGCCGCCACCTGCCTGCTGCACGAACTGGCGGTGCTCGTGCTCCTCGCCCACGCGCTGACACTGGCCCACGCGCGCGTGCCGCGTGCGCCGACAACCTCGCCGCCGTCTCCGCCGTCGCCGCGCGCGAACTGAGCCCCGGCGACCCGGTCCTGTTCGTACCGGCGCTCGGTCGGCGGGCCGCGCTGGCCTACCCCGAGGCGTTCCGGGGCGTGTGGGACGTGGCGCTGGGGGTGCCCGCGCCGGAGTCCGGGACGCTGTACGGGGAGGAGGTCGACGCCGCCGAACTGCGCCGCAGGCTCGCCGGGCTGGACCGGCTGTGGGTGGTGGCCGAGCCGTACGCGCGTCGGTCGCGCCGGCTCCCCCGGGATCCGGCCGAGCGCGTGAAGCTCGGCGTGGTGAGGGAGCAGTTCGCGCCGTACGCGCCCCGGCGGGAGGTGGTGCGCGGGGGTGCGACGCTCCGGCTCTACGTGCGCAGAGCCGAAAGTTGCGGGTGCCACGGCGCCCCCGGGGAGCGTGCCGGATGCCACAAGGAGCAAGCTCGACCCCGCCGGAGCCTCGGTACCGGCCGCCGGCACGGTCACCGCGACTTGGCGGCCTCCGCCTCCGCCTCCGCCTCCGCCGCCGCGTCGAGCGCCGTCGTGAGCTCGTCGAGGCGGGCGCGCAGTTCCCGGATCTCGTCGACGTCGAAACCCGTCGCCGCCATGATCCGGCGGGGCACCTCAAGGGCCCGCTCGCGCAGCGCGACCCCCTCCTCGGTCAGCCGCACCTCCACCGATCGCTCGTCGCGCACACTGCGCTCCCGGCGCACCAGGCCTGCCGCCTCCAGGCGCTTGAGCAGCGGCGACAGGGTGCCGGAGTCGAGGCGCAGCTGCTCGCCCAGCTTCTTCACCGGCAGATCGCCGTGCTCCCACAGCACGAGCATCACCAGGTACTGCGGATAGGTGAGCCCGAGGTGTTTGAGGATCACTCGGTACACCCCGCCGAAGGCGCGCGAGGCCGCGTTCAGAGAGAAGCAGATCTGCTGGTCGAGGCGGAGCCAGTCCGCTGTGGGCGTGGTGGTCATGCGTCAAGGGTAGCGCCCCGGCGCGCCATTTAGTTGTGTGCAATTGAATTGTGTGCTCTACTTGTGGTGTCAGGTCGGCCGGACAGGCCGCCGGTACATGACTTGAGAGGGATGGTTTCTCCATGGACGCGCTCTACACGGCTGTCGCCACCGCCACCCACGGCCGCGAGGGTCGTGCCGTCTCCTCCGACGGCAGGCTCGACCTCCAGCTGGCCATTCCGGCCGAGATGGGCGGCAGCGGCCAGGGCACCAACCCCGAGCAGCTCTTCGCCGCCGGGTACTCCGCCTGCTTCGCCAGCGCCCTCGGCCTGGTCGGCCGGCAGGCCAAGGTCGACGTGAGCGAGGCCGCCGTCACCGCCGAGGTCGGCATCGGCAAGCAGGGTGAGGGCTTCGCGCTGGCCGTCACCCTCCGCGTCGAGCTGCCCGACACCGTCGACGAGGCGACCGGCCGCAAGCTGGTCGAGCAGGCCCACCAGGTCTGCCCCTACTCCAACGCCACCCGCGGCAACATCCCGGTCGAGCTCGTCGTCGAGTAACCGGCCGGCCGTCCGCAGCGCGCGGAACGCCGTGTAGGCGCCGGCCCGCAGGAGCCACTGCCGCACCCCCGGCGGCCGGTGCCCGGCGGGCCGGTAGCGCCGGTACAGCACGCCCGCGTGCCGGAAGAAGGCGCGCCGCCGACGCGCGGGTAGCCGCCGGGCATCGGCCGCCACCTCCGCCACCACGGCGAACAGTTGGTCGAACAGCGCCCGCGAGCGCGCCGCCGACACCCCCTCGGCGCCGGCCTGGAACAGCACCAGCTCGACCTGATCCAGCAGATCGAGCTGGTGCTCACCAGGCACGTCGAGCAGGCTCCCGCGCGCCCGCACCAGATGCCGTACGACCACCGACGGCAGCACCGCCACCCGCTCCGCCAGTACCGTCACCACCCCGCCCCAGCCGAGGTCGGTGAAGTGGCCGTAGGGAAAGGCGAGTTGGTGCACCGCCAGGAACCCGCGCCGGTAGGCGGCGCTCCACGCGGGCCGGTTCACCACCGTGAGCCACGGGGCCGCGTCGGGGTGGAAGGTTCCTGCGGGGGCGGGTGGGAGGCCGATGAACCGCCTCCGCGCCGGGCGCGCCGTCACCCGCTCGTGCTCGAAATGCAGTACGTCCACCGGCCCCGTCTCCCGCAGCCGGGCGTCCAGCGCCGCCAGCGCCCCCGGTACGAGGACGTCGTCACCGTCGAGAAACAGCAGATAGGCGCCGCAAGCCGCCCGCAGCCCGGTCGTGCGGGCCGCGCTCAGACCGGCCGAGGGCGGTGAGTAGGCCGGTGTCACCCTGCGGTCCCGCTCGGCGTATCCGGCGGTGAGGTCCGCCGCGGGAGCCTCCGGCTCGTCGCACACCGTGATCAGCTCGAAGTCGCCGAAGGACTGGGCCAGAACCGACTCCAGGGCCCGGGCGAGCCGGCCCTCGACCCCGTGCGAGGGGACGATGATGCTGAAACGGGGCATGTCGCTCTTTCCGTTTTCGCCATCCTTGCTCGGCGGGAGGCGCACGCCTCGGGCCGTGGAGTTCCCGCCGAGCGGCCCGTCGCGAACCGGGCGCGAAGCGTCCGGGCCGCCCGGACGGCCGCCAGGTGGACGGCCGTGACGGGGTGGGCCGCGACGAGCTGCGGGGCATACGGACTCCCGGTAGGTGAAACGGCGGTCAGCGGCTTTCGGTGACGGTGAAGTGACCAGAAGGTTGCGGAATGGTGGCTGCCGGGGGATTCGCCCGTGATGCGGCGGCCGACGGCACCGGCTGCCGCGCCTCCATCGGCACGACCGGCGGAAGGCCCGCCCGCTCCTCCCCGAGCACGACATGGCGTACGACCCGCTCGGCGGCGCGTCCGTCGTCGTACGGGCAGAAACGCGCCCGGAAGGCGGACCGCAGCTGCGCCGAGCGGGAGCCGCGCCAGTGGCCGGTCGCGAAGATGTCGATCAGCTCGTCCTCGCTGCGCGCGATCGCGCCCGGCGGGAAAGTGCGCAGGTCGACGTAGGTGCCACGGGCCGCCTCGTACGTTTCGAGGTCGTCGGCGTGGAGCACGATCGGGCGGTCCAGGCCGGCGTAGTCGAACATGAGTGACGAGTAGTCCGTCACCAGGGCGTCCGAGGCCAGGCACAGGGACTCGACGCTCGGGTGGTCGGTGACGTCGATGATCCGGTCGGACGTGCGGGCGAGAGGGCCGCCGTGGCGATGGTGGGCGCGGGCCAGGATCACGAACTCGGGGCCCAGTCGGCCCAGCACGCGTTCCAGGTCGAGTCCGGCGGTCTGGGTGCGACGGTGGTCGCGGTAGGTGGGCGCGTACAGGATCGCGACCGCGCCCCGCGGGATACCGAGCGTCTCGCGGAGCCGGGTGACGTCCAGTGAGGTGGCCTGCTGGAAGACGTCGGTGCGGGGCTGGCCGAACTCCAGCGTGCGGTACGTGCCCGGGTGGACGCGCTCCCAGGTGAGGGTGGCGTGCCGGTTGGCGGACACCACGTAGTCCCACTGGTCCACGCCCGCGAGCAGCTGTGCGAAGTCCGTGTCCCGGGCGGCCGCCGGGCGTTCCTGGAGGTCGAGGCCCATGTGCTTCACGGGCGTGCCCTGCTGGGTCTGCACGAAGACCTGGCCGCGGCGCTTGACCAGGCGGCGGTCGAGGGTGTCGTTGGCGACGAGGTAGCGGGAGCGGGCGAGCGCCGTCCAGTACGCGGCCGTGTCCGGGGTGACCCGGCGGGTGCCGGTCGGGAGCGTGTGGTGGTGCTCGGGGCGCGCGATCCAGGCCGTGCGCAGATGCGGGGCGTGCGTGCGGAACGCCGACTCCAGCGCGGCCGGGTTGCAGCAGTAGCCGCGTCCGTCGTACGCCGCGAAGACCGCGCGGTCGGCGCGCAGGGGGAGGCGCAGCTGGACGCGGTAGTGCAGGCGCAGGGCGGCGGAGCGCAGGGCCCTGGTGAAACGGGCGGCGCGGGCCGTCGTGCGGCGCCACAGGCGCCCGGTGCGGAGCAGGGCGCGGTACGTGCGGTGGGCGCCGAGACGGATCGGGGTGTGCCGGAGGCGGGTGCGCAGGGGGAGCGGGGTGCGGTGGCTCCGGTAGTGGGCGCGGGCGCGGCGCAGGAAATCGGCGTGCGTGCCGCGCGGGAGGCGGGTGAACAGCGCCGCCAGGTGCTCGACCGTGCGGCGGAACAACGCCGGGCGCCAGCGGGCCAGTTCCGGGCGCTTGTCGACGTACGCGAAGAGGCGGTCGTACTGCTCGAAGACGTCCAGGTCGGCGGACGGCGCCTCGGTGCTGTGCCGGCGCTGCCGGTGGTGGACGCACACCTGGTCGAGGGTCGCGATCGACTCGGCGGTCAGCAGGGTCTTCAGGGCCCACGGCGTGTGCTCGTGGTGGCCGGGCGGGAAGGTGAGGGCCTCGCGGGCCAGGAACTCGCGCCGGTACGCGCGGGTCCAGGCGGGCGTGGGGAGGCCGCCTGGGCCGGCGGCGAGCAGGCCGGGGCGGTCCTCCAAGCGGAGCGGGCCGGCGGCGGGGAGGGCGGGCTCGTCGCGGACGGGGACGCCGGTCCAGTCGGTGCGCGCGTGGTCGTAGGCCAGGACGTCCGGTTCGCCGGTCTCCTTCAGCCGGTCGGCGATCGCGCGCAGGGCGTGCGGGGCCAGGGTGTCGTCGCCGTCGAGGAAGAGGACGTAGTCGCCGGTGGCCTGCTCCAGACCGGCGTTGCGGGCGGGGCCGGGGCCCTGGTTCTCGGAGAGGTGGACGGGGTGGACGCGCGGGTCGCGGGCCGCGTACTCGTCGATGATCTCGCCGCAGGCGTCCGGCGAGCGGTCGTCGACCGCGATCAGTTCGAGATCGGAGTACGACTGGCCGAGCACCGATTCCAGGCACTCGTGCAGATACGCCTGAACGTGGTATGCGGGGACGATGACACTGAACCTGGGCAAGGGACATCCATAAGTCGGCGGGTCTGCGCGGGCGTTCTGCCCGGGAACGGCCAATGGAGTGAACTGGTTACGGTCTGTACGGCATGCGGGGGATTTCGCCGTGAACGCGAAGGGGCGGGCCGTTGCCCGGCCCGCCCCGACGTCGTTGTCCCTGCCGTTACTTCACCGCGCCCGCCATCACACCGGACACGAACTGCCGCTGGAACGCGAAGAACACGGCGAGCGGAATCACCATCGAGATGAAGGCGCCGGGCGCCAGCACATCGATGTTGTTCCCGAACTGCCGTACCTGCGTCTGCAGCGCCACCGTGATCGGCTGGTTGCCGGAGTCGGAGAACACCAGCGCGACCAGCATGTCGTTCCACACCCACAGGAACTGGAAGATGCCCAGGCTCGCGATCGCGGGCCCGCCGAGCGGCATCACCACCCGGGCGAACAGCCGCAGTTCACCGGCGCCGTCCAGCCGCGCCGCCTCCAGCAGCTCGCGCGGGATCTCCGCGAAGAAGTTCCGCAGCAGGAACACCGCGAACGGCAGGCCGAAGCCGACGTGGAACAGGATCACGCCGAGCATCGAGCCGAACAGGCCGATGTTGCCGAAGAGTTCGGCGATCGGGATCAGCGCCACCTGCACCGGGACGACCAGCAGGCCGACCACGGCCAGGAACCACCAGTCCCGGCCCGGGAACTCCATCCACGCGAAGGCGTATCCGGCGAGCGAGCCGATCACCACGACCAGCACGGTCGCCGGGACCGTGATCAGGACCGTGTTCACCAGGGAGTCGGTGATGTCGCTGTTGCCCAGCAGCTTGTCGTAGCTCTCGAAGGTGAGTTGGGCCGGCTCGGTGAACACCGTCCACCAGCCGCTCTCGTTCATGTCCGCCGGCGTGCGCAGCGAGGAGAGCAGCAGGCCGATGGTCGGCACCAGCCAGAACAGGCCGACGACGATCAGGAAGACGCGGACCAGGCCGCCGCTGACGCCCTCCGCCAGGCGTGAGCCGAGGGACGCCCTGCCCTTCACGGACTGCGTGGTCATCGCCGCACCTCCCGCCTGAGCCTGCGGATGTTGAACCACATCACCGGGATCACCAGAAGCAGCAGGAACACCGCGATCGCGCTCGCGATGCCCGGCTGGTCCTCGGAGAAGCCCTTGCGGTACAGCTCCAGGGCGAGCACGTTCGCGTCGTCCTGGGAGGAGCCCGGGGCGATGATGAAGACCAGGTCGAAGATCTTCAGCACGTTGATCATCAGGGTGACGGCGACCACCGCGAGGACGGGCGCGAGCAGCGGCACGGTGACCCGTCGGAACACCTGCCACTCGTTGGCCCCGTCGACCCGGGCCGCCTCCAGCAGCTCACGCGGCACCCCCGCGAGCCCGGCGGCGATCAGCACCATCGCGAAGCCCGCCCACATCCAGATGTACGACCCGATGATGGCCGGCGTGACCAGCGACGGGCCGAGCCAGTCCAGGCCGTTGTACGGCTCCTTGAAGTTGTCGGCGGGCAGCCGGAGTTGTGCCCCGTCGGCGGTGGCAGGGAGCGTGAAGGTGCCGTCGTCGGCGGCCGTGGTCGAGGCGACGACCTTGCCGTCCTTGACGGCCTCGATCTTCATGCCGGGATAGCCCAGCTCGGACGGGTCCGGGGCGCCGAGGGTGCCGACGCCCTCGCCGCGCGTGAAGTCCTGCCAGGTGGTGCCGGTGACCTTGCCCGGGTCTGGCCGCGCCGCGACGGCTTTCGCCGCGTCGTCGGGCATCTGGTCGGGGGCGACACCCACCAGGGGGAGGCCGACCGGATCGCCCAGGCGGACCGGCTCCTTGGTGATGAAGCCGCCTCCGTCCGCCGTCAGCGGCGACTCCCGTCCGGGGTGCGCCTTCGGGAACGCCGACGACTGGGCGAACGTGTCGTGCACACCCACCCACACCGCGTTCGCGATGCCCTTGTCCGGGTCCTGGTCGTAGACGAGCCGGAAGATGATGCCCGCCGCGAGCATCGAGATCGCCATCGGCATGAAGACGACCAGCTTGAACGCCGTGCCCCAGCGAACCCGTTCGGTCAGCACCGCGAAGATCAGCCCGAGCGCGGTCGCGACCGTCGGCGCGAACACCACCCAGATGATGTTGTTCTTCAGCGCCGTACGGATGCCGTCGTCGGTGAACAGGGCCTGGTAGTTGTCGAATCCGGCGAAGCCGTCGCCGGACTGGTCGTAGAAGCTGCGGACGACCGAGTACCCGATCGGGTAGACCACGAGCGCGCCGAGCAGCACCAGGGCGGGCAGCAGGAACAGCGCTGCCACGGTCCTGCGGGTGCCGGTCACGCTCTTGCGATTCCGGGGAGGGGACCCGCTCTTCCTCGGCGGGACCCCTGCCGTGGCTGCCGACGCCATGGTCGGCTCAGTTCCCGTACGCCGCGGCCGCGTCGGCCTCCAGCTGTTCCTGGGTGCCCTTGATGTCCTTCGGGTTCTTCAGGAAGTCCTGCAACGCCTTCCACTCACCCTTGCCGGGCGTGCCGCCGAAGGCCTGCGGGGCCTGGTCGGACATGTCGAAGCGGAAGTCGTCACCGGCCGCGACCAGCGCCTTGGCCATCTCCTGCTGCACCGCGTTCGGGTACGCCGAGGGGTCCACGTTCTTGTTCGGCGACAGATAGCCGCCGAGCTTCGCCTGGATGGTCGCCGCGTCCGGCGAGGCGAGGAAGGTGGCCAGCGCCTGCGCGGCCTTCGAGTCCTCGAGGATGACCGCCGCGTCACCGCCGGAGACGACCGGCTCGGTGTCGCCGACCTTCGGGAACGCGAACACCTTGGCGTCCGTGCCGACTTCGGCGTCCGTCTCCGCGATGTTGACCTGCACGAAGTCGCCCTCGAAGACCATGCCGGCCTTCGGCTGGTCGCCGCCGGTGAAGGTCTGCGTGACGGAGGCAGGGAACTCGGTCTGCAGGGCGCCGCTCGCGCCGCCCGCGATGTAGTCGGCCTTGCCCCAGATCTGCGCGAGCGTGGTCAGGGCCTCGGTGACGGACGGGTCGGTCCACTTGATCTCGTGCTTGGCCAGCTGGTCGTACTTCTCCGGGCCCGCCTGCGAGAGATAGACGTTCTCGAACCAGTCGGTCAGCGTCCAGCCGTCGGCGCCGCCGACGGAGAACGGGGTGACACCGGAGTCGTAGATCGTCTGGGCGGTGGAGAGCAGGTCCTCCCAGGTCCCCGGCTCCTCGGCGCCCGCGTTCTCGAAGACCTGCGTGTTGTACCAGATCAGGGACTTGTTGGCGGCCTTGTAGTAGACGCCGTACTGCTTGCCGTCGACCTTGCCGAGGTCCTGCCAGCCCTGGGAGTAGTTCTTGCCGAGCTGCTCCTGGGCCTCGGTCCCGATCGGCTTGGCCCAGCCCTTGTCGACGGCCTGCTTGATGGCGCCGACCTGGGGGAGCATCGCGATGTCCGGCGGCGCGCCGCCCGCGATCTTCGAGCCGAGGAAGTTGATGATCGGGTCCTGCGCGGGCACGAAGGTCACCTTGGCGCCGGTCCGCTTCTCGAACTCCTCAAGCACCTTCTTGAAGTTGGCCTGCTCCGGGCCGGTCCACACGGCGGCGACCTCCAGGGTCTCGCCGTCCAGCTTGGGGAGCGTGACGGTGGTGGCGGTCTCGTCCGTGCCGCCGCTGCCTTCGTCTCCGCCGTCGTCGTCGCCTCCGCAGGCGCTGAGCGAGAACGCGAGCGCTCCCGCCAGTGCGGCCGCGGCGGCGCGGGCGGTCCTGCGTGTCCGGGTGCGGCTGATGGTGATGCTGCTGTGCATTACGGCCCCGTTCTTCGTTCCTCGTCGAACGTTCGAGCGCTGTCCCGTGGGACTGGTCTACGCCGGGTCCGTGGGGTCGGCAAGAGCGCCTGCCGTGTCAAGACGGTGATCGTGACCCCGTCGTGATTGTTCAGCGGGCGGGACCGACAGGCACCGGGGGTCCCTACAGCAGTGACGGCACCTCCGGGGCCGAGACTTCCCGGGCCGCCCGCTCCAGCGCGCTCGCCAGCAGAGCCAAGTCCGTTGGCCCGTTGCCCAGTTCACGGACCGGGCGGCGCGCGGGCGGGTCGCCCATGCGGTGCCACTCCAGCGGGACGACGGTCGGTCGCAGGGTCGCCGTACGCGGGATACGGCCGGTGACCCGGCCGCCCTGGAACGGCGTGACCTGGCCGTCGGGGTGAGCCAGCCGGCCCCGGCCGGGCGCCGGTTCGTCGGGGCCGGGCGCGGGTGCGTCGAGGGTGACGCGCACGGTGGCCCGTCGGGCGGGTTCGGTTTCGGCGGTACGACCGCCCGGTCCGGCGGCGGCCACCAGGTGCACGCCGAGCCGCTCGCCGTCGCGGGCCACCGCCTCCAGCGCGCGCATCACGGACCCGGCCGCCGGCCGGCCCGGGGAGCCCAGCGGGGGCGAGACCAGGGCGTCCAGGTCGTCGACGACCACGACGAGGCGCGGCAGTGGGGGCACGTCGTCGGTCGGACGGCGGGAGGCGGCCGGGCGCAGCCGCAGGGTGGAGCTGGGCGGGGTGTCCAGGTCCCCGGCACCGGCGTTGGGCGCCGAGCGCTGGCTGACCATGCGTCCCGACACCTCACGCCCGGTGTGCCACTCGGTGAAGTCCGAGCGGCCGAGCAGCTCGGCGCGGCGCTTCAGCTCGGCCGTCAGGGACTGGGCGAACTCCCGCATGCGGACGGGGTCGTTGGCGAGGAGGTGCGTGGTGACGTGCGGGATGTCCATGCACAGGTGCAGACCGTCGCCGTGTCCGCTGCCCGCGCCCACGCTGTCCCGGCCGTCCATCAGCACCAGGCTCAGCCGGTCCGGCCGCTCGGCGGCGGCGAGCGAGGCGACGACGGCCCTCAGCAGTTCCGTACGCCCGCTGCCGGGCGGCCCCTCGATCAGCAGATGCGGTCCCTCGGCGACGAGGTCCACGGCAACCGGGCCACGCGGGCCGGCTCCGAGGACGGCGTGCGCGCGGCCGCCGAGTGCGTCGGTGTCGTCGACGGCGTCGGCCCAGCGGGCCATGAGCGAGGCGGGGGTGGCCCGGGCCAGGCCCAACTCGTCCAGCAGGCGGGCGGCTTGGGGGAGCGGGGCGCTGACGCGCGCGTGCCGGGTGCCGGTGGCGGTCGTGTCCGTGCGCAGGGGGGCCAGGGCACGGGCGAAGCGCTCGGCCCAGGCGGGGGAGACGGCGTCGACGGCGCCTACTGTGCCGTGGCCGACGGGGGACCCTGCCACGGTGTCGGTGCCGGCCCGGGCGACTCGCAGCAGGTGGAGGGCCGTCGCCACGTCGCCGCTGAGCAGGGCGACGGCTCCGCAATCGCGGAACGCCGGGGCCGCCGCGCAGGCCGCCTCGTAGGTCTCGGAGACCGGGGAAGCGGGGGAGGCCGGGGCGGTTTCGGCGAGGCAGATGACATGGATGCCGGCCCGCGGGCCTTCCAGGGCCAGCCGTGCGACGGCCTCCCGGAGTCCGGCGCCGCCGGGGTCGCCGTCGACGACGAGGACGGCGTACGGGCCGGGGAACGCGGCGGGGTGGGCGCTGTCGCCGGGCGAGTCGTCGTCGGGGCGGGCCCAGGAGGGGCGGCGGGGTGAGGTGGTCGAGGTGCGGGCCGGCGCCCCGGTGCTCTCGGACTGCCGCTGGTCGGGCACCGCCGGTGCCGATGCGACGGCCCTTCCGGTGGTGCCGCTCCGCTCCATGTGGTGGTCGTCCGGGTGGCGGAGTGGGGTGGTCGTGGTCTGGGTCGGCGGCTCGGTGTCGCCGGGGCGGCCCTGCACCCCCGGTGTCGCCGGGGCGGCCTCCATGAGGTGGTCGTCCAGGCGGCGCAGGAGCTCGTCGGTGCGGGCCGCGGCCTGCTCGCGGTCGTGGGCGAGGAGGAGACGGCAGTCCTGGCCGTGCGCCGGGCGCAGATGCGGCAGCCAGCCGAGCCAGGACCACTCGGCGGTGCGCTCCTCCAGGGAGCGTGCGCGATCCGTGCTGATCAGGACGATTTCCAGGGCGTCGGGCGAGTGCAGCGCGGCAAGCTGGGCCACGACCGCGCGCGCCAGCCCGGCCAGGCGCGGGCGCGGACCGGCCAGGCCCAGGGCACCGGCCTCGCGCAGATCGGCGGTGATCGGCACCGCGGGCAGCAGTCCCGAACCGTCCGGCGCGGCCCGGTCGGCCGTACCGAGCCGTACGGTGAGCGCCTCGGGGTGCCCCGGCCCGCGCTCCCACAGCCGGGGCCCGGGGCCCAGCGCGGTCAGCAGCAGCGCGGCCGGATCCGGCCACGTCTCCGGGGCGTCGACGCGGACGGGCGGCACCACCGCCGCACCGGCCGACTCCTCGTCGTACCCGACACGCCCGGCCGCTTCCTGCTCGCCGCCCCGCCCGCCGGCCAGCCGCCGCGCCCAGGCCGTGAGCCCACCCCGCCTGCGCACGCCCTGCGGGACGTCCGTGCCGCGCAGGGGGGTGCCTTTGCGGCGGCTGGGGGTGCCCGCGGGGGTGTCGGCCGCGCCCACGTCCGGTCGTCCACCGTGCGTCGCGTCACCCGGGGGCGCCGCGTGGGAGTCCTCCCGGCTCTCGATCCGCGGCGGCTTGCCCTGCTCCGGTACGAGGGTCGGCTCTACGGGCGAGTGCTCTCTGGCCGCTGTGCCCGTCTGCTCTGCTTGGGTGTGCTCGTCGTGATCCGGGCGCCTACGCGCCGAGCCTGCGGGGGCAGCGCCCGTCAGCGCCGGTCCTCCCCGCGAGACATCCGGACCCCTAC
Proteins encoded in this window:
- a CDS encoding bifunctional glycosyltransferase/CDP-glycerol:glycerophosphate glycerophosphotransferase, producing the protein MPRFSVIVPAYHVQAYLHECLESVLGQSYSDLELIAVDDRSPDACGEIIDEYAARDPRVHPVHLSENQGPGPARNAGLEQATGDYVLFLDGDDTLAPHALRAIADRLKETGEPDVLAYDHARTDWTGVPVRDEPALPAAGPLRLEDRPGLLAAGPGGLPTPAWTRAYRREFLAREALTFPPGHHEHTPWALKTLLTAESIATLDQVCVHHRQRRHSTEAPSADLDVFEQYDRLFAYVDKRPELARWRPALFRRTVEHLAALFTRLPRGTHADFLRRARAHYRSHRTPLPLRTRLRHTPIRLGAHRTYRALLRTGRLWRRTTARAARFTRALRSAALRLHYRVQLRLPLRADRAVFAAYDGRGYCCNPAALESAFRTHAPHLRTAWIARPEHHHTLPTGTRRVTPDTAAYWTALARSRYLVANDTLDRRLVKRRGQVFVQTQQGTPVKHMGLDLQERPAAARDTDFAQLLAGVDQWDYVVSANRHATLTWERVHPGTYRTLEFGQPRTDVFQQATSLDVTRLRETLGIPRGAVAILYAPTYRDHRRTQTAGLDLERVLGRLGPEFVILARAHHRHGGPLARTSDRIIDVTDHPSVESLCLASDALVTDYSSLMFDYAGLDRPIVLHADDLETYEAARGTYVDLRTFPPGAIARSEDELIDIFATGHWRGSRSAQLRSAFRARFCPYDDGRAAERVVRHVVLGEERAGLPPVVPMEARQPVPSAAASRANPPAATIPQPSGHFTVTESR
- a CDS encoding ABC transporter substrate-binding protein → MHSSITISRTRTRRTARAAAAALAGALAFSLSACGGDDDGGDEGSGGTDETATTVTLPKLDGETLEVAAVWTGPEQANFKKVLEEFEKRTGAKVTFVPAQDPIINFLGSKIAGGAPPDIAMLPQVGAIKQAVDKGWAKPIGTEAQEQLGKNYSQGWQDLGKVDGKQYGVYYKAANKSLIWYNTQVFENAGAEEPGTWEDLLSTAQTIYDSGVTPFSVGGADGWTLTDWFENVYLSQAGPEKYDQLAKHEIKWTDPSVTEALTTLAQIWGKADYIAGGASGALQTEFPASVTQTFTGGDQPKAGMVFEGDFVQVNIAETDAEVGTDAKVFAFPKVGDTEPVVSGGDAAVILEDSKAAQALATFLASPDAATIQAKLGGYLSPNKNVDPSAYPNAVQQEMAKALVAAGDDFRFDMSDQAPQAFGGTPGKGEWKALQDFLKNPKDIKGTQEQLEADAAAAYGN
- a CDS encoding carbohydrate ABC transporter permease, translated to MTTQSVKGRASLGSRLAEGVSGGLVRVFLIVVGLFWLVPTIGLLLSSLRTPADMNESGWWTVFTEPAQLTFESYDKLLGNSDITDSLVNTVLITVPATVLVVVIGSLAGYAFAWMEFPGRDWWFLAVVGLLVVPVQVALIPIAELFGNIGLFGSMLGVILFHVGFGLPFAVFLLRNFFAEIPRELLEAARLDGAGELRLFARVVMPLGGPAIASLGIFQFLWVWNDMLVALVFSDSGNQPITVALQTQVRQFGNNIDVLAPGAFISMVIPLAVFFAFQRQFVSGVMAGAVK
- a CDS encoding MarR family winged helix-turn-helix transcriptional regulator; translated protein: MTTTPTADWLRLDQQICFSLNAASRAFGGVYRVILKHLGLTYPQYLVMLVLWEHGDLPVKKLGEQLRLDSGTLSPLLKRLEAAGLVRRERSVRDERSVEVRLTEEGVALRERALEVPRRIMAATGFDVDEIRELRARLDELTTALDAAAEAEAEAEAAKSR
- the galE gene encoding UDP-glucose 4-epimerase GalE: MTWLITGGAGYIGAHVVRAMTEAGERAVVYDDLSTGIAERVPDDVPLVVGSTLDGELLGRVLAGHQITGVVHLAAKKQVGESVDRPLHYYRENVEGLRVLLEAVTTARVPSFVFSSSAAVYGMPDVDLVTEETPCVPMSPYGETKLAGEWLVRATGRATGLATASLRYFNVAGTASPELADVGVFNLVPMVFEKLTEGAPPRIFGDDYPTPDGTCVRDYIHVVDLAEAHVAVARALRASPGRDLTLNIGRGEGVSVRDMIDRVNAVTGHHRPPTVTPRRPGDPARVVASADHITTELGWKARHDVQDMIASAWEGWVHRHPGAAVD
- a CDS encoding carbohydrate ABC transporter permease, whose amino-acid sequence is MTGTRRTVAALFLLPALVLLGALVVYPIGYSVVRSFYDQSGDGFAGFDNYQALFTDDGIRTALKNNIIWVVFAPTVATALGLIFAVLTERVRWGTAFKLVVFMPMAISMLAAGIIFRLVYDQDPDKGIANAVWVGVHDTFAQSSAFPKAHPGRESPLTADGGGFITKEPVRLGDPVGLPLVGVAPDQMPDDAAKAVAARPDPGKVTGTTWQDFTRGEGVGTLGAPDPSELGYPGMKIEAVKDGKVVASTTAADDGTFTLPATADGAQLRLPADNFKEPYNGLDWLGPSLVTPAIIGSYIWMWAGFAMVLIAAGLAGVPRELLEAARVDGANEWQVFRRVTVPLLAPVLAVVAVTLMINVLKIFDLVFIIAPGSSQDDANVLALELYRKGFSEDQPGIASAIAVFLLLLVIPVMWFNIRRLRREVRR
- a CDS encoding organic hydroperoxide resistance protein; this encodes MDALYTAVATATHGREGRAVSSDGRLDLQLAIPAEMGGSGQGTNPEQLFAAGYSACFASALGLVGRQAKVDVSEAAVTAEVGIGKQGEGFALAVTLRVELPDTVDEATGRKLVEQAHQVCPYSNATRGNIPVELVVE